The Nitrospirota bacterium sequence AGCACTTTCTTTATTTCAACATGTTTTTTGACAATCCGAGCCGCCTCTCTTATGGCATTGTCAACCTCGGAGTGCTCCTGATAAGGGATAAGTCCCATGTGTCTTTCGGGAAATGCTGTCTCTACCTGTCTCGGTATTGCACCAATGACAGGGAGCTTTGCGTATCTTTCTATGGATTCCCTGACAATGGATTCATGTCTGCTTCCAGCTACATGATTCAGTATGACTCCTTTTATCTTCACATAAGGGTCAAACTTCTTTACACCAAGGATAAGTGCCGCCGAGGTCCTTGTGGTTTTTGTGCAGTCAATTATAACAATGACAGGTGCCTTGAGTGTCTTAGAGAGCCTTGCAGTAGAAAATGTGCCTTCTACATCCATGCCGTCATAAAGACCCCTGTTGCCCTCTATAACTGCAATATCGGAGTCCTTTGAATGCTCTACGAAGGACCTGACAACATTTTTTTCGCCTATGAGAAAGGGGTCAAGATTATAGCAGGGGCTTTTTGCAGAAGCTGAAAGCCAGCCCGAATCTATGTAGTCAGGGCCTTTTTTAAATGAGATTACACTAAGTCCTTTTTGTCTCAGGACAGAGATTAAGCCAATAGAAAGGGTAGTTTTACCTGAGCCGCCTTTAAGCCCAGCTATAACTACCCTCGGTGACTTAAACTCAGCGATTACTTTATAAGCCCTTTTTCTCTTAGATATTCCTCTGATGGGATTTCCACAGAGCTTGCCCCTCCGCCATAGGAGTACATGAGCCTTCCGATGTCTATCATCTCCCGCATGGCTTTTTTCACTACATCTTTGTCCACGCCTACCTCTGCCGATACACCGTTAAGAATATCTTTTTCCTTGAGCTTCTTTTTCCCTTTTGCGGCTTGCACAAAAGCGAATATCTTTTCTTTAAGTTCGTCTATCTCCATGTTTCACCCCTCTTATATTAGGTTACTAAGATAGTGCTGTCCCGAATATTCGGGACAGCACTATAACAATTCTACCATTTAAATGCGGCTGATGTCCTCATCGTGTCTCTCATGAATGTGAAGTCATCCAAGTGCTGGTATGTGAACTCTATGCCTGTAAGCTTGAAGAACCTCTCCCATCCGATTCTTTCTATCCACTCGCCAATCCTTTCGTGCTTTCTTGCATTCTTTGCATATACATCAATGATGTTTTTGACAGCGGCAACTACCTTTGGCCAGCGAGGAGGCTCGTTATAAAAGAAAGGAATAGCTAACTTCGAGAACTTTGGCCCTGTCCTCAAACTGCCTATCTTTCCGCCTACCACTATTGCAACACCATCTTCTTCAGGATTATGGATGTTGATTGGAGGGCATACTGTAAAACAGTTTCCACAGTACATGCACTTTTCATCGTTAATCTTAACGGATTTTTTAGCCGGGTCAGGGCTTATTGCCCTTGTCGGACATGAAGCTATTGTTGTTGGTATCTCACACATATTTTTGAGCTTCTCATGGTCAATTGCAGGAACTTTTCTGTGAACTGCAACAACTGCTAAGTCTGAGCAGTGAACTGCACCACACATATTAACACAGCATGCAAGTGCAAGCCTTGTCTTTGCAGGAAGCTCCTTTTCAACAAAATAAGGGAATAGCTCATCCATCATTGCCTTGACAAGACCCGATGCGTCTGTGCATGCACCATGACAGTGCACCCAGCCCTGTGTGTGAACAATATTACTTAACCTTGGTCCTATACCGCCTATCACAAAGCCCTTTGCCTTTAGGTCTTTCTTAAGTGGCTCTACCTTCTTTTCATCCGGAGTCATGAACTCCACATTGTTTCTTGAGGT is a genomic window containing:
- the dsrB gene encoding dissimilatory-type sulfite reductase subunit beta, yielding MAWLTEEEAKKTRKTDIGPPHYEQFLPPVIKKNYGNWKYHERLDAGTMVHVSNTGDKVFTVRVASPRILSTETIREMLDIADKHCDGYIRFTSRNNVEFMTPDEKKVEPLKKDLKAKGFVIGGIGPRLSNIVHTQGWVHCHGACTDASGLVKAMMDELFPYFVEKELPAKTRLALACCVNMCGAVHCSDLAVVAVHRKVPAIDHEKLKNMCEIPTTIASCPTRAISPDPAKKSVKINDEKCMYCGNCFTVCPPINIHNPEEDGVAIVVGGKIGSLRTGPKFSKLAIPFFYNEPPRWPKVVAAVKNIIDVYAKNARKHERIGEWIERIGWERFFKLTGIEFTYQHLDDFTFMRDTMRTSAAFKW